Proteins encoded together in one Falco biarmicus isolate bFalBia1 chromosome 4, bFalBia1.pri, whole genome shotgun sequence window:
- the CREM gene encoding cAMP-responsive element modulator isoform X5, whose protein sequence is MTNSGAPQPGATIVQYAGQSPDGAQQFFVPGSQVVVQAATGDMPAYQIRTPTTTLPQGVVMAASPGTLHSPQQLAEEATRKRELRLMKNREAARECRRKKKEYVKCLENRVAVLENQNKTLIEELKALKDLYCHKAE, encoded by the exons ATGACAAATTCAGGAGCTCCTCAACCAGGTGCTACCATTGTGCAATATGCAGGACAATCACCTGATGGCGCACAACAGTTTTTTGTTCCTGGAAGCCAAGTTGTTGTTCAAG CTGCCACTGGAGACATGCCGGCTTACCAGATTCGGACTCCCACTACTACCTTACCTCAGGGAGTGGTAATGGCAGCCTCGCCAGGGACTTTGCATAGCCCTCAGCAACTGGCAGAAGAGGCAACACGCAAGAGAGAGCTGAGACTTATGAAAAATAG GGAAGCTGCCAGAGAATGTcgcagaaagaagaaagaatatgTCAAATGTCTTGAAAATCGTGTGGCTGTGcttgaaaaccaaaacaagactCTCATTGAGGAACTCAAGGCCCTCAAAGATCTTTATTGTCATAAAGCAGAGTAA
- the CREM gene encoding cAMP-responsive element modulator isoform X7 encodes MHKLIMAVTGDETAATGDMPAYQIRTPTTTLPQGVVMAASPGTLHSPQQLAEEATRKRELRLMKNREAAKECRRRKKEYIKCLESRVAVLEVQNKKLTEELETLKNIGSSETD; translated from the exons ATGCACAAGCTGATCATGGCTGTAACAGGAGATGAAACAG CTGCCACTGGAGACATGCCGGCTTACCAGATTCGGACTCCCACTACTACCTTACCTCAGGGAGTGGTAATGGCAGCCTCGCCAGGGACTTTGCATAGCCCTCAGCAACTGGCAGAAGAGGCAACACGCAAGAGAGAGCTGAGACTTATGAAAAATAG gGAAGCTGCTAAAGAATGTCGTCGTCGGAAGAAAGAATACATAAAATGTCTGGAGAGTCGTGTTGCAGTGCTAGAAGTTCAGAACAAGAAACTTACAGAGGAGCTTGAAACCCTAAAAAACATTGGCTCTTCCGAAACAGATtag
- the CREM gene encoding cAMP-responsive element modulator isoform X8: MPAYQIRTPTTTLPQGVVMAASPGTLHSPQQLAEEATRKRELRLMKNREAARECRRKKKEYVKCLENRVAVLENQNKTLIEELKALKDLYCHKAE; encoded by the exons ATGCCGGCTTACCAGATTCGGACTCCCACTACTACCTTACCTCAGGGAGTGGTAATGGCAGCCTCGCCAGGGACTTTGCATAGCCCTCAGCAACTGGCAGAAGAGGCAACACGCAAGAGAGAGCTGAGACTTATGAAAAATAG GGAAGCTGCCAGAGAATGTcgcagaaagaagaaagaatatgTCAAATGTCTTGAAAATCGTGTGGCTGTGcttgaaaaccaaaacaagactCTCATTGAGGAACTCAAGGCCCTCAAAGATCTTTATTGTCATAAAGCAGAGTAA
- the CREM gene encoding cAMP-responsive element modulator isoform X1 has translation MTKCAKKYGKATIRQMTMEMVESQPDDNAVDSMPERDAGHLQNQPGRSQISRGSEVASIADESAESEGITDSQKRREILSRRPSYRKILNELSSDVPAIPKIEEEEKSEDEGAPSGISPMDMPTSLYHTNTRQYITITQRGTVQISNPISDGAHGLQTLTMTNSGAPQPGATIVQYAGQSPDGAQQFFVPGSQVVVQAATGDMPAYQIRTPTTTLPQGVVMAASPGTLHSPQQLAEEATRKRELRLMKNREAARECRRKKKEYVKCLENRVAVLENQNKTLIEELKALKDLYCHKAE, from the exons ATGACTAAGTGTGCCAAGAAATACGGAAAAGCAACCATCAG GCAGATGACCATGGAAATGGTTGAATCACAACCGGATGACAATGCAGTTGATTCTATGCCAGAGAGAGATGCTGGTCACCTTCAGAATCAGCCAGGCCGAAGTCAGATTTCCCGAGGATCGGAG GTAGCATCGATTGCAGATGAATCTGCAGAATCAGAAGGGATAACTGATTCTCAAAAACGTAGGGAAATACTTTCAAGAAGGCCTTCATACCG aaaaattttgAATGAACTTTCATCAGATGTTCCTGCAATACCAAAGattgaagaagaagaaaagtcagAAGATGAAGGAGCACCTTCTGGAATTTCTCCAATGGACATGCCAACCAGCCTGTACCATACTAACACAAGGCAATACA TTACTATAACTCAACGTGGTACAGTCCAGATTTCTAATCCAATTTCTGATGGTGCCCATGGACTACAGACTTTAACAATGACAAATTCAGGAGCTCCTCAACCAGGTGCTACCATTGTGCAATATGCAGGACAATCACCTGATGGCGCACAACAGTTTTTTGTTCCTGGAAGCCAAGTTGTTGTTCAAG CTGCCACTGGAGACATGCCGGCTTACCAGATTCGGACTCCCACTACTACCTTACCTCAGGGAGTGGTAATGGCAGCCTCGCCAGGGACTTTGCATAGCCCTCAGCAACTGGCAGAAGAGGCAACACGCAAGAGAGAGCTGAGACTTATGAAAAATAG GGAAGCTGCCAGAGAATGTcgcagaaagaagaaagaatatgTCAAATGTCTTGAAAATCGTGTGGCTGTGcttgaaaaccaaaacaagactCTCATTGAGGAACTCAAGGCCCTCAAAGATCTTTATTGTCATAAAGCAGAGTAA
- the CREM gene encoding cAMP-responsive element modulator isoform X4 yields MTKCAKKYGKATIRQMTMEMVESQPDDNAVDSMPERDAGHLQNQPGRSQISRGSEVASIADESAESEGITDSQKRREILSRRPSYRKILNELSSDVPAIPKIEEEEKSEDEGAPSGISPMDMPTSLYHTNTRQYITITQRGTVQISNPISDGAHGLQTLTMTNSGAPQPGATIVQYAGQSPDGAQQFFVPGSQVVVQAATGDMPAYQIRTPTTTLPQGVVMAASPGTLHSPQQLAEEATRKRELRLMKNRS; encoded by the exons ATGACTAAGTGTGCCAAGAAATACGGAAAAGCAACCATCAG GCAGATGACCATGGAAATGGTTGAATCACAACCGGATGACAATGCAGTTGATTCTATGCCAGAGAGAGATGCTGGTCACCTTCAGAATCAGCCAGGCCGAAGTCAGATTTCCCGAGGATCGGAG GTAGCATCGATTGCAGATGAATCTGCAGAATCAGAAGGGATAACTGATTCTCAAAAACGTAGGGAAATACTTTCAAGAAGGCCTTCATACCG aaaaattttgAATGAACTTTCATCAGATGTTCCTGCAATACCAAAGattgaagaagaagaaaagtcagAAGATGAAGGAGCACCTTCTGGAATTTCTCCAATGGACATGCCAACCAGCCTGTACCATACTAACACAAGGCAATACA TTACTATAACTCAACGTGGTACAGTCCAGATTTCTAATCCAATTTCTGATGGTGCCCATGGACTACAGACTTTAACAATGACAAATTCAGGAGCTCCTCAACCAGGTGCTACCATTGTGCAATATGCAGGACAATCACCTGATGGCGCACAACAGTTTTTTGTTCCTGGAAGCCAAGTTGTTGTTCAAG CTGCCACTGGAGACATGCCGGCTTACCAGATTCGGACTCCCACTACTACCTTACCTCAGGGAGTGGTAATGGCAGCCTCGCCAGGGACTTTGCATAGCCCTCAGCAACTGGCAGAAGAGGCAACACGCAAGAGAGAGCTGAGACTTATGAAAAATAG GTCATGA
- the CREM gene encoding cAMP-responsive element modulator isoform X3, which produces MTMEMVESQPDDNAVDSMPERDAGHLQNQPGRSQISRGSEVASIADESAESEGITDSQKRREILSRRPSYRKILNELSSDVPAIPKIEEEEKSEDEGAPSGISPMDMPTSLYHTNTRQYITITQRGTVQISNPISDGAHGLQTLTMTNSGAPQPGATIVQYAGQSPDGAQQFFVPGSQVVVQAATGDMPAYQIRTPTTTLPQGVVMAASPGTLHSPQQLAEEATRKRELRLMKNREAARECRRKKKEYVKCLENRVAVLENQNKTLIEELKALKDLYCHKAE; this is translated from the exons ATGACCATGGAAATGGTTGAATCACAACCGGATGACAATGCAGTTGATTCTATGCCAGAGAGAGATGCTGGTCACCTTCAGAATCAGCCAGGCCGAAGTCAGATTTCCCGAGGATCGGAG GTAGCATCGATTGCAGATGAATCTGCAGAATCAGAAGGGATAACTGATTCTCAAAAACGTAGGGAAATACTTTCAAGAAGGCCTTCATACCG aaaaattttgAATGAACTTTCATCAGATGTTCCTGCAATACCAAAGattgaagaagaagaaaagtcagAAGATGAAGGAGCACCTTCTGGAATTTCTCCAATGGACATGCCAACCAGCCTGTACCATACTAACACAAGGCAATACA TTACTATAACTCAACGTGGTACAGTCCAGATTTCTAATCCAATTTCTGATGGTGCCCATGGACTACAGACTTTAACAATGACAAATTCAGGAGCTCCTCAACCAGGTGCTACCATTGTGCAATATGCAGGACAATCACCTGATGGCGCACAACAGTTTTTTGTTCCTGGAAGCCAAGTTGTTGTTCAAG CTGCCACTGGAGACATGCCGGCTTACCAGATTCGGACTCCCACTACTACCTTACCTCAGGGAGTGGTAATGGCAGCCTCGCCAGGGACTTTGCATAGCCCTCAGCAACTGGCAGAAGAGGCAACACGCAAGAGAGAGCTGAGACTTATGAAAAATAG GGAAGCTGCCAGAGAATGTcgcagaaagaagaaagaatatgTCAAATGTCTTGAAAATCGTGTGGCTGTGcttgaaaaccaaaacaagactCTCATTGAGGAACTCAAGGCCCTCAAAGATCTTTATTGTCATAAAGCAGAGTAA
- the CREM gene encoding cAMP-responsive element modulator isoform X6 has product MHKLIMAVTGDETAATGDMPAYQIRTPTTTLPQGVVMAASPGTLHSPQQLAEEATRKRELRLMKNREAARECRRKKKEYVKCLENRVAVLENQNKTLIEELKALKDLYCHKAE; this is encoded by the exons ATGCACAAGCTGATCATGGCTGTAACAGGAGATGAAACAG CTGCCACTGGAGACATGCCGGCTTACCAGATTCGGACTCCCACTACTACCTTACCTCAGGGAGTGGTAATGGCAGCCTCGCCAGGGACTTTGCATAGCCCTCAGCAACTGGCAGAAGAGGCAACACGCAAGAGAGAGCTGAGACTTATGAAAAATAG GGAAGCTGCCAGAGAATGTcgcagaaagaagaaagaatatgTCAAATGTCTTGAAAATCGTGTGGCTGTGcttgaaaaccaaaacaagactCTCATTGAGGAACTCAAGGCCCTCAAAGATCTTTATTGTCATAAAGCAGAGTAA
- the CREM gene encoding cAMP-responsive element modulator isoform X2, which translates to MTKCAKKYGKATIRQMTMEMVESQPDDNAVDSMPERDAGHLQNQPGRSQISRGSEVASIADESAESEGITDSQKRREILSRRPSYRKILNELSSDVPAIPKIEEEEKSEDEGAPSGISPMDMPTSLYHTNTRQYITITQRGTVQISNPISDGAHGLQTLTMTNSGAPQPGATIVQYAGQSPDGAQQFFVPGSQVVVQAATGDMPAYQIRTPTTTLPQGVVMAASPGTLHSPQQLAEEATRKRELRLMKNREAAKECRRRKKEYIKCLESRVAVLEVQNKKLTEELETLKNIGSSETD; encoded by the exons ATGACTAAGTGTGCCAAGAAATACGGAAAAGCAACCATCAG GCAGATGACCATGGAAATGGTTGAATCACAACCGGATGACAATGCAGTTGATTCTATGCCAGAGAGAGATGCTGGTCACCTTCAGAATCAGCCAGGCCGAAGTCAGATTTCCCGAGGATCGGAG GTAGCATCGATTGCAGATGAATCTGCAGAATCAGAAGGGATAACTGATTCTCAAAAACGTAGGGAAATACTTTCAAGAAGGCCTTCATACCG aaaaattttgAATGAACTTTCATCAGATGTTCCTGCAATACCAAAGattgaagaagaagaaaagtcagAAGATGAAGGAGCACCTTCTGGAATTTCTCCAATGGACATGCCAACCAGCCTGTACCATACTAACACAAGGCAATACA TTACTATAACTCAACGTGGTACAGTCCAGATTTCTAATCCAATTTCTGATGGTGCCCATGGACTACAGACTTTAACAATGACAAATTCAGGAGCTCCTCAACCAGGTGCTACCATTGTGCAATATGCAGGACAATCACCTGATGGCGCACAACAGTTTTTTGTTCCTGGAAGCCAAGTTGTTGTTCAAG CTGCCACTGGAGACATGCCGGCTTACCAGATTCGGACTCCCACTACTACCTTACCTCAGGGAGTGGTAATGGCAGCCTCGCCAGGGACTTTGCATAGCCCTCAGCAACTGGCAGAAGAGGCAACACGCAAGAGAGAGCTGAGACTTATGAAAAATAG gGAAGCTGCTAAAGAATGTCGTCGTCGGAAGAAAGAATACATAAAATGTCTGGAGAGTCGTGTTGCAGTGCTAGAAGTTCAGAACAAGAAACTTACAGAGGAGCTTGAAACCCTAAAAAACATTGGCTCTTCCGAAACAGATtag